One part of the Tolypothrix sp. NIES-4075 genome encodes these proteins:
- the ppsA gene encoding phosphoenolpyruvate synthase, protein MVTVSKNTLSLSAKERSLILWFDEVGIASIPLVGGKNASLGEMIQQLTPKGVNVPTGFATTAYAYRYFIESAGLEEKLRSLLENLDVEDVTNLREQGRKARSLLLHTPFPVELRQAIAEAYQTLCDRYNADTDVAVRSSATAEDLPDASFAGQQETYLNVTSTQGVLAACHRCFASLFTDRAISYRHTKGFDHFSIALAVGVQKMVRSDLATSGVMFSIDTETGFKDAAIITAAYGLGENVVQGTVNPDEYQVFKPTLKAGFRPIVDKRLGTKELKMVYDDGSKLTKNVQVTANEQAKFALADDDILQLANWACLIEDHYSQVHGKFTPMDIEWAKDGITNELFVVQARPETVQSQKTENVLRSYRLIGEDKEEFASSSPPLPLVTGRAVGEAISQGKVHLILDVNKIHEFKAGEILVTERTDPDWEPIMKRASAIITNSGGRTCHSAIIARELNLPAIVGCGNATQVLKNYQEVTVSCAEGEEGRVYEGLLPFEVNEIHLENLPRTRTQILMNVGNPQQAFSLSTIPNDGVGLARTEFIIANQIQIHPMALIYFDKLDDKLLQAKIDEITALYDDKPQYFVDKLAQGIGRIAAAFYPKPVIVRMSDFKSNEYANLLGGRQFEPHEENPMLGWRGAARYYDKGYREAFALECQAIKRVREDMGLTNVIPMIPFCRTPDEGRLVLTEMAKNGLEQNVNNLQVYVMCELPSNVIMAEEFAEVFDGFSIGSNDLTQLTLGLDRDSALVARLFDERSEGVKRMIKMAIASAKKKNRKIGICGQAPSDYPEFAQFLVEQGIDSISLNPDSVLKTMLEIAKVENPES, encoded by the coding sequence GTGGTTACAGTATCTAAAAATACTTTATCTTTATCTGCAAAAGAGCGATCGCTCATTCTCTGGTTTGATGAAGTCGGGATTGCTTCTATTCCTCTAGTTGGCGGGAAAAATGCCTCACTGGGGGAAATGATTCAACAACTTACACCCAAAGGCGTTAACGTTCCTACCGGGTTCGCGACAACAGCGTATGCGTATCGGTATTTTATTGAATCAGCCGGATTAGAAGAAAAGCTGCGATCGCTGCTGGAAAACTTGGATGTTGAAGATGTAACAAATTTACGCGAACAAGGAAGAAAAGCGCGATCGCTACTGCTGCACACACCATTTCCTGTAGAATTGCGGCAAGCGATCGCTGAAGCTTACCAAACTTTATGCGATCGCTACAACGCAGACACCGACGTAGCCGTGCGTTCCAGCGCTACCGCTGAAGACTTACCCGATGCTAGTTTTGCCGGACAGCAAGAAACTTATCTTAACGTTACCAGCACCCAAGGAGTTTTAGCCGCCTGTCATCGCTGCTTTGCTTCCCTATTTACCGATCGCGCTATTTCCTATCGCCACACCAAAGGATTTGACCACTTTAGCATTGCCCTTGCCGTAGGCGTGCAAAAAATGGTGCGCTCTGACTTAGCAACCTCTGGGGTGATGTTCTCCATTGACACAGAAACAGGCTTTAAAGACGCAGCAATAATTACAGCTGCTTACGGCTTAGGTGAAAACGTCGTTCAAGGAACAGTTAACCCAGACGAATATCAAGTTTTTAAACCAACTTTAAAAGCAGGTTTTCGCCCAATCGTCGATAAAAGATTGGGTACTAAAGAATTAAAAATGGTTTATGATGACGGCTCAAAACTTACCAAGAACGTACAAGTTACTGCAAATGAACAAGCTAAATTTGCCCTGGCAGATGACGATATTTTACAACTAGCTAATTGGGCTTGTTTAATAGAAGACCATTATTCCCAAGTTCACGGCAAATTCACCCCGATGGACATCGAATGGGCAAAAGATGGCATTACCAACGAATTATTTGTTGTGCAAGCGCGTCCGGAAACAGTGCAATCTCAGAAAACGGAGAATGTCTTGCGGAGTTATCGTCTCATTGGGGAGGACAAGGAGGAATTTGCTTCCTCATCTCCCCCACTTCCCCTAGTCACCGGTCGCGCTGTCGGTGAAGCTATTAGCCAAGGGAAAGTTCACCTGATTTTAGATGTTAATAAAATTCATGAATTTAAAGCTGGGGAAATCTTAGTAACAGAAAGAACCGATCCCGATTGGGAACCGATTATGAAACGCGCTAGTGCGATTATTACTAACTCCGGTGGGCGCACGTGCCATTCCGCAATTATCGCCAGAGAATTGAATTTACCGGCAATTGTTGGCTGTGGTAATGCAACACAAGTCTTGAAAAATTATCAAGAGGTAACAGTTTCTTGCGCTGAAGGAGAAGAAGGACGAGTTTATGAAGGTTTATTGCCTTTTGAAGTCAACGAAATTCATTTAGAAAACTTGCCCCGCACCCGCACGCAAATTTTAATGAATGTGGGCAATCCTCAACAAGCATTTAGTTTATCTACAATTCCTAATGATGGGGTAGGTTTAGCGCGGACAGAGTTTATCATCGCCAATCAAATTCAAATTCATCCGATGGCTTTGATTTATTTTGACAAGTTAGATGATAAACTTCTTCAAGCTAAAATTGACGAAATCACTGCACTTTATGACGATAAACCACAATATTTTGTGGATAAATTAGCCCAAGGTATCGGCAGAATTGCCGCTGCATTTTATCCCAAACCTGTGATAGTGCGGATGTCAGATTTCAAAAGTAATGAATATGCCAATTTGTTAGGTGGAAGACAGTTTGAACCGCACGAAGAAAACCCAATGCTGGGTTGGCGAGGAGCAGCGCGTTACTATGATAAAGGTTATAGAGAAGCTTTTGCTTTAGAATGTCAGGCGATTAAGCGAGTACGCGAAGACATGGGTTTAACTAACGTTATCCCGATGATTCCTTTTTGTCGCACTCCCGATGAAGGGCGTTTGGTATTGACAGAAATGGCAAAAAATGGTTTAGAACAAAATGTCAACAACTTGCAAGTTTACGTGATGTGCGAGTTGCCAAGTAATGTAATTATGGCTGAAGAGTTTGCCGAAGTATTTGACGGTTTCTCGATAGGTTCCAATGATTTAACTCAGCTGACGCTGGGGTTAGATCGCGATTCGGCATTAGTAGCGCGATTGTTTGATGAGCGCAGTGAAGGAGTAAAGCGAATGATTAAAATGGCGATCGCATCTGCGAAAAAGAAAAATCGCAAAATCGGCATTTGCGGACAAGCACCCAGCGATTACCCAGAATTTGCTCAATTTTTAGTCGAGCAAGGAATTGACTCAATCAGCTTAAATCCAGATTCGGTTTTAAAGACAATGTTGGAAATTGCCAAAGTCGAAAATCCTGAATCTTGA